The following are encoded together in the Chanodichthys erythropterus isolate Z2021 chromosome 16, ASM2448905v1, whole genome shotgun sequence genome:
- the LOC137003801 gene encoding uncharacterized protein, producing MVFRHNVSTARLSLGASSQAGSSVSSGRHDSPSPPRNVETVGLAPEGARLIETGLPTEVVETILHSRAPSTRKLYLYKWKVFSLWCEQHNLDPVHSSVLDVLRFLQEKFSEGLTPSTLKVYVAAISAHHIPVGGSSLGRDPLVVRFLRGALRLRPVVRTKTPTWDLTIVLQGLAEAPFEPIEEVSDKFLTLKTIFLLAVSSLKRIGDLQALSVAPSCLEFAPGMVKAFLHTRPGYVPKVPTRVPGPIVLEAFCPPPFTNVDQERKNLLCPVRALDAYVHRAALWRKTEQLFVCYGSPKKGGPASKQRMSKWVVEAISLAYETVGRPCPLMVRAHSTRGMAASRALLSGVSMDDICGAAGWSSQHTFIRFYNLHLNITPGARVLRDSSQALGETA from the coding sequence ATGGTTTTCAGACATAATGTCTCTACTGCACGGCTCTCCcttggagcttcctctcaggcaggatctTCTGTCTCAAGTGGGCGgcacgattctccatccccgcccagaaatgtggaaactgtgggcctggcccctgagggggcaaggctcatagaaactggtctcccaaccgaggttgtggagaccatccttcattccagagctccctccacgaggaagttgtactTATACAAATGGAAAGTGTTCTCTCTGTGGTGTGAACAGCATAATTTGGACCCGGTCCATTCCTCAGTCTTAGACGTGCTTCGgttccttcaggaaaagttctcggaaggtttaaccccttccacgctgaaagtatatgtggccgctatttcggctcatcatatccctgtagggggctcctcgctgggtcgagaccccctagtagtacgcttcctccgtggtgcactcaggttgaggcctgtggtgcgcacaaagaccccgacctgggacctcactattgtgctccaagggctggctgaggctcccttcgagccaATAGAAGAGGTGTCAGACAAGTTCCTGACACTCAAAACTATCTTTCTCTTGGCCGTCTCTTCTCtgaagagaattggtgatttacaagcgctgtcagtcgctccatcCTGTCTTGAGTTCGCgcctggtatggtgaaagcctttctACATACCAGGCCGGGATATGTTCCAAAGGTTCCGACGagggtcccaggccccattgtactGGAGGCTTTCTGCCCGCCTCCTTTCACAAATGTGGATCAGGAAAGaaagaatctgctttgccctgtaagAGCACTAGATgcgtatgtccacagagctgccctgtggagaaaaacagaacaattgtttgtgtgttatgggtcccctaagaaagggggcccagcatctaaacagcggatgagcaagtgggtggtcgaggccatctcacttgcgtatgagacggtggggcgcccgtgtcctttgatggtgcgggctcactccacgagaggtatggccgcgTCCAGAGCTCTTCTGTCTGGTGTCTCTATGGACGACATTTGCggtgcggctggatggtcatcccagcacaccttcatcagattttataatcttcatCTTAATATCACTCCGGGGGCCAGGGTGCTACgagatagcagccaggcacttggagagacggcgtag